A section of the Dermacoccus nishinomiyaensis genome encodes:
- a CDS encoding IS3 family transposase (programmed frameshift) produces MPKKYDQDLREHAVRMVLDKRAAEACSQRVAMDAVGASLGIAPATIRNWMPRVGEQLAMAGAAAPRESLEEENRRLRRELAETRRANEILKKASGFFRSGTRPPHDEMIRFIDEHKGQFGVESICRVLRATDCGFIPPQAGGAPTSRGYRAAKTRPRCARAIRDDVLVEEVKRLHAQNYGVYGQRKMWHAMRRRGWMIGRDQTARLMKVAGLHGVRRGRRPFTTVASKLPDHRPDLVERDFHAMAPNELWVADITYVRTVGGFAYTAFITDACTRKIVGWSVASSLTTQALPLIALQQAITTTPAARQGGRLVHHSDRGVQYVSLAYTDTLAEHGVAPSVGTVGDSYDNALAETVNGLYKAELIYSRTTWPSTSAVELATLEWVSWWNHQRLHEALGYRTPVEVEAAYDQSHTSTLVTT; encoded by the exons ATGCCCAAGAAGTACGACCAGGACTTGCGTGAGCACGCCGTCAGGATGGTGCTCGACAAGCGCGCCGCCGAAGCATGCTCACAGCGGGTCGCGATGGACGCTGTCGGAGCCTCGCTCGGCATCGCGCCGGCGACCATCCGTAACTGGATGCCCCGTGTCGGCGAACAACTAGCCATGGCGGGCGCGGCAGCGCCGCGTGAGTCGCTCGAGGAAGAGAACCGGCGCCTTCGCCGCGAACTCGCAGAGACACGGCGCGCGAACGAGATCTTGAAGAAAGCATCGG GCTTTTTTCGCAGCGGAACTCGACCGCCCCACGACGAGATGATCCGGTTCATCGACGAACACAAGGGTCAGTTCGGGGTCGAGTCCATCTGTCGCGTTCTGCGCGCGACGGACTGTGGGTTCATTCCCCCGCAAGCGGGAGGTGCCCCCACCTCCCGCGGCTACCGGGCCGCGAAGACGCGCCCGCGCTGCGCGCGAGCGATCCGCGACGATGTCCTCGTGGAGGAAGTGAAACGCCTTCACGCCCAGAATTACGGCGTGTACGGCCAGCGCAAGATGTGGCACGCGATGCGCCGCCGGGGCTGGATGATCGGGCGTGATCAGACCGCCCGGCTCATGAAAGTCGCTGGGCTGCACGGTGTTCGGCGCGGGCGTCGCCCGTTCACGACCGTCGCGTCGAAGCTGCCCGATCACCGCCCGGACCTGGTCGAGCGTGACTTCCACGCGATGGCGCCGAACGAGCTGTGGGTTGCGGACATCACGTACGTGCGCACCGTCGGTGGGTTCGCGTACACGGCGTTCATCACCGATGCGTGCACAAGGAAGATCGTGGGCTGGTCGGTCGCGTCATCGCTGACGACGCAGGCATTGCCGCTGATCGCGTTGCAGCAGGCGATCACCACGACCCCGGCGGCGCGTCAGGGCGGGCGGCTCGTGCATCACAGTGACCGCGGAGTCCAGTACGTTTCGCTGGCGTACACCGACACGTTGGCCGAGCACGGCGTTGCGCCTTCCGTTGGGACAGTGGGCGATTCGTACGATAACGCCTTGGCTGAGACGGTGAACGGCTTGTACAAGGCCGAGCTGATCTACTCGCGCACGACGTGGCCGTCGACGTCGGCGGTTGAGTTGGCGACGTTGGAGTGGGTGAGCTGGTGGAACCACCAGCGCCTGCACGAAGCCCTCGGCTACCGCACCCCAGTCGAGGTCGAAGCGGCTTACGATCAATCCCACACGAGCACCCTCGTCACCACATAA